A segment of the Bacteroidales bacterium genome:
TGCAGGAATTTTCTCTGTTTCAAAAGTATCATCGGTACGGTTTCCATCTTCATCTTCAACCATAACGGTATACCCGGTTTCATTTTCTTCCAGTTTAAAAGTGATACCGATCCGTCTGTCTGAAGAGTTCACAGAAAGCTGTTTTTCAAAACAAAAATCATTATTTCTGTATATTTCCGTCCCCATAGGGATGTCGACCGGCCTGGCAGGAAATATCTTGCCTCCTTCCACTTTATTCACCAATACACCCTGTATTCCTTTTTGAGGATGTATCCAGCACAATCCGTCCCCGTTACTTACCTGCAGTGGCGTATCTATGGTAAAATAAGAAGCATGCACCCTGTTTACTTTTCCCAGCTTTTCTCCCAACGACTTTTGAGTCTGTAAAGATGCCACTTTTTTCCTGCATCCTTTTACAAAATAATCGGTATACCCCCTGTTAAAGGTTTTATAGGGATTAGGTGTAAAATTAAAAATGGTTTTTCCGGATGAAGCAGGGTCATAGGCTTTTTTATTTTTAAAAACGGCATCCAGGTGCTGACGGTAAAATGCCGTAATGTTCTTAACATAATTGATATCTTTCAGACGGCCTTCAATTTTAAAAGAAGTAACGCCTGCCTCCAACAGGTCCGGTAAAAAATCCGACAGGTTAAGATCTTTCAGGGATAACAAACGGGCATCATTGATCAATGTGTTACCCGATGCATCCAATAAACGATAAGAAGAACGGCAGGGTTGGGCGCATGTTCCCCGGTTTCCACTCCGTCCGGTTATAGCATGACTCATATAGCATTGACCGCTGTATGAAACACACAAAGCGCCATGAACGAAACATTCCAGTTCTATACGGGTTTTAAGCCGTATCTCTCTGATTTCATCCAATGTCAGTTCACGTGCCAAAATGACACGTTGAAAACCGGTATCTTCAAGAAATTTAATTTTTTCAGGGGTGTGGTTATGGGTTTGTGTGCTGGCAAATAAAGGTAATGGTGGAAGATGGCACTGCATTAACCCCATATCCTGGATGATCAATGCATCAACACCTGCTTCATAAAGTTCCCATGCTAATGAAACGGCATTTTCTATTTCCTGGTCAAACAGGATCGTATTGATGGTAACATATGCTTTAGCCCTGTATAGATGAGCAAAGCGTACCAATTCGGCAATTTCGGGGATCGTATTGGCTGCTTCAGCCCTGGCGCCATAATATGATGCTCCTATATATACGGCATCAGCACCATGTAAAATGGCTGCTTTACCATATGCAACATTCTTTGCCGGTGATAAGAGCTCTATCGGTATCAATCTATGGGAGGAAAATCATCATCTTCCGACTCTATCTCCATATTGTTTTCCCTGGCTTCAAGGGCTTCCTTTATTTCACCTGCATCCAATTCCTTCATGTTGGTGACAATGAAATCATCCGACAGGAAATTGCCGAATTGATTACATTCTTCAATCCCTTCACGGAAAAGTTTGGTCAGGTCGGATGTGATGGGGACCACTACTCTCATGGTCGTATAATTAACCAGAAAATTCAGCTTTTCCAGTTCACTGTTGTAACGATTCAGGGCATATTCCATCTCATCGTGTACGATTTTTTGTTGGAAAGGCTGTAAGTCACCGCCTTCTTTATTGATCAGTACAACAAAATATCTTAGTTTGTGACCTTTTCCACCCAATCCTGTTGAAATAAACACCTGCCTCCGGTCAAGCAAATGACTTTCCAGTAAAAGTTTATTTTCCTGCAATGCCAACTGGGCCCATTCTTTTAATGATTCGTCGGGATTTTTTACGTACGCTTC
Coding sequences within it:
- a CDS encoding U32 family peptidase, translating into MIPIELLSPAKNVAYGKAAILHGADAVYIGASYYGARAEAANTIPEIAELVRFAHLYRAKAYVTINTILFDQEIENAVSLAWELYEAGVDALIIQDMGLMQCHLPPLPLFASTQTHNHTPEKIKFLEDTGFQRVILARELTLDEIREIRLKTRIELECFVHGALCVSYSGQCYMSHAITGRSGNRGTCAQPCRSSYRLLDASGNTLINDARLLSLKDLNLSDFLPDLLEAGVTSFKIEGRLKDINYVKNITAFYRQHLDAVFKNKKAYDPASSGKTIFNFTPNPYKTFNRGYTDYFVKGCRKKVASLQTQKSLGEKLGKVNRVHASYFTIDTPLQVSNGDGLCWIHPQKGIQGVLVNKVEGGKIFPARPVDIPMGTEIYRNNDFCFEKQLSVNSSDRRIGITFKLEENETGYTVMVEDEDGNRTDDTFETEKIPAKDIHQAQAQIKKQLGKLGNTVFSLSNVIISPSFGYFIPAAVLNEMRRQVILKLENIRMDIYHAKKAERPDLLASYPEKKVGYLANIANQQARKFYEKYGVEVTEKAFELQSDYRGKLLMVTKHCIKYQYGLCPFKQQAKQKWKEPLLLQDQQNTYRIQFDCKLCVMKIYNKD